In Spinacia oleracea cultivar Varoflay chromosome 5, BTI_SOV_V1, whole genome shotgun sequence, a single window of DNA contains:
- the LOC110804592 gene encoding ARF guanine-nucleotide exchange factor GNOM-like: MGRLKLQSFVNTIEEEPEESEVTSPNKAALSCMINSEIGAVLAIMRRNVRWGGRYMSGDDQLEHSLIQSMKALRKQIFMWQQQWHNINPVLYLQPFLDVIRSDETGAPITSVALSSVYKIFTLDVLDINTTNIEDAMHLVVDAVTSCRFEVTDPASEEVVLTKILQVLLACMESKASVVLSNQHVCTIVNTCFRIVHQATTKGELLHRMAVHTMRELVRCIFSHLPEVESMEHFVVNRGSMKSEIGGLDNEFNFSAKQFNNGNGSSEYDGHLPSANFGSTATVSRSAGVVDENSGGSEMESRAYNLDVMTEPYGVPSMFEIFRFLCSLLNVVDHIGISSRSNGMEIDEDAPLFALGLINSAIELGGASFLRHPSLLDLIQDELFHNLMLFGLSPSPLILSMVCSIALNLYHHLRMDLKLQLEAFFSCVILRLAQSRYGASYQQQEAAMEALVDFCRQKTFMVEMYANLDCDITCSNVFEDLANLLSKSAFPVNCPLSSMHILALDGLIAVIQGMAERIGDGSLDLEQAPVSLEEYAPFWMVKCNNYSDSNHWVPYVRRRKYIKRRLMIGADHFNRDPKKGLEFLQGTHLLPEKLDPQSVACFFRYTAGLDKNLVGDFLGNHDEFCVQVLHEFAQTFDFQDMNLDIALRLFLETFRLPGESQKIQRVLEAFAERYYEQSSHILANKDAAFILSYSLIMLNTDLHNVQVKKKMTEDDFIRNNRRINGGEDLPGEYLLELYHSICKSEIRTTPEQGAGFAEMNPSRWIDLMHKCKKTAPYIVPDSRAYLDHDMFSIMSGPMIAAISVVFDHAEHEEVYRTCIDGFLAIAKISACHHLEDVLDDLVVSLCKFTTLLNPSSVEEPVLAFGDDMKARMATVTVFTIANRYGNYIRSGWRNILDCILRLHKLGLLPARVASDAADESELSSDPGKGKPFMNSLSASHLPSMGTPRRSSGLMGRFSQLLSLETEEPRSHPTDQQLAAHQRTLQTIQKCHIDSIFTESKFLQAESLLQLARALIWAAGRPQKGAGTLEDEDTAVFCLELLIAITLNNRDRIVLLWQGVYEHIANIVQSTVMPCALVEKAVFGLLRICQRLLPLKENLADELLKSLQLVLKLDARVADAYCEQITQEVTRLVKANSTHIRSQMGWRTITSLLSVTARHPEASEPGFDALVYMMSEGAHMMPCNFILCVDTARQFAESRVGQSDRSIRALDLMAGSVGCLVKWVCETKDALEMSQDIGEMWLRLVQALRKVCLDQREEVRNHAVLSLQKCLTEMDEVHLAHSIWLQCFDMVVFTMLDDLLEISQGHSQKDYRNMEGTLTFAVKLLSKLFLQLLTQLSQLTTFCKLWLGVLSRMEKYMKVKIRGKRSEKLQNIVLELLKNTLVEMKNRGILAQRSALGGDSLWELTWLHVNNITPSLQSEVFPCAGADGSSPVEPVITES; encoded by the exons ATGGGTCGTCTTAAGCTGCAATCTTTTGTAAACACCATTGAAGAAGAACCTGAAGAATCTGAAGTTACTTCACCAAACAAAGCTGCTTTATCATGTATGATTAACTCAGAAATTGGTGCTGTATTGGCAATCATGAGAAGGAATGTGAGATGGGGTGGTCGATACATGTCAGGAGATGACCAATTAGAACATTCACTTATCCAGTCTATGAAAGCATTGCGTAAGCAAATCTTTATGTGGCAGCAGCAGTGGCATAATATTAATCCTGTTTTGTACCTTCAGCCATTTTTAGATGTTATTCGGTCTGATGAAACTGGTGCCCCCATAACTAGTGTTGCTTTGTCATCTGTTTATAAGATCTTTACACTTGATGTGCTTGATATAAACACCACAAATATTGAAGATGCGATGCATTTGGTTGTTGATGCTGTCACCAGTTGTCGGTTTGAGGTGACTGATCCGGCATCAGAAGAGGTGGTACTGACAAAGATTCTTCAAGTTCTACTGGCTTGTATGGAAAGTAAAGCATCTGTTGTATTGAGTAATCAGCATGTTTGCACTATAGTTAATACTTGCTTCCGGATAGTTCACCAAGCCACAACAAAAGGTGAATTGTTGCATAGAATGGCAGTGCACACAATGCGTGAACTTGTCAGGTGTATCTTCTCACATCTTCCAGAAGTCGAGAGTATGGAGCATTTTGTGGTCAACAGAGGCTCAATGAAATCAGAG ATTGGTGGCCTTGATAACGAATTCAACTTCTCGGCGAAGCAGTTCAATAATGGAAACGGTAGTTCTGAATATGATGGTCATTTACCCTCAGCTAATTTTGGGTCCACTGCTACTGTGAGTAGGAGTGCTGGTGTGGTGGATGAAAATAGTGGTGGGAGCGAGATGGAGTCAAGGGCATATAATTTGGATGTGATGACGGAGCCATATGGAGTACCCTCCATGTTTGAGATCTTTCGTTTCCTGTGTTCATTGCTGAATGTTGTTGACCACATTGGAATCAGTTCTAGATCTAATGGCATGGAAATTGATGAGGATGCACCTCTTTTTGCTTTGGGTCTTATAAATTCAGCTATTGAATTGGGTGGGGCTTCTTTTCTTAGGCATCCCAGCTTATTGGATTTGATACAGGATGAGCTCTTCCACAATTTGATGCTTTTTGGTCTGTCACCAAGTCCTCTGATTCTCTCAATGGTATGTAGTATAGCTCTGAATCTATATCATCATTTACGAATGGACCTTAAACTACAACTTGAAGCTTTCTTTTCTTGCGTGATCTTAAGACTCGCTCAGAGCAGATATGGTGCTTCTTACCAACAGCAAGAGGCTGCAATGGAGGCCCTTGTAGACTTCTGCAGGCAAAAAACATTTATGGTAGAGATGTATGCTAACTTAGATTGTGACATAACATGCAGCAATGTGTTTGAAGATCTTGCTAACTTGTTGTCAAAGAGTGCCTTTCCTGTTAACTGTCCACTGTCTTCCATGCACATTCTTGCCCTTGATGGGCTAATAGCTGTTATTCAGGGGATGGCTGAAAGGATTGGCGATGGATCTCTTGACTTAGAGCAGGCGCCTGTCAGTCTTGAGGAGTATGCTCCATTCTGGATGGTTAAATGTAACAATTATAGTGATTCTAATCACTGGGTTCCATATGTCCGGCGTAGGAAATATATCAagagaagattgatgattgGTGCTGATCACTTTAACCGGGATCCAAAAAAGGGGTTAGAGTTTCTTCAAGGGACACACTTGTTGCCTGAGAAACTTGATCCACAGAGTGTGGCTTGCTTCTTCAGATATACTGCTGGGTTAGATAAGAATCTTGTGGGGGACTTTCTAGGGAATCATGATGAATTTTGTGTTCAAGTTCTTCATGAGTTTGCTCAGACTTTTGATTTCCAAGATATGAATCTAGACATAGCACTGAGACTCTTTTTGGAGACTTTCAGACTTCCTGGAGAGTCACAAAAGATACAAAGGGTGCTTGAGGCATTCGCAGAAAGATACTATGAGCAATCTTCACATATTTTGGCCAACAAGGATGCTGCCTTTATACTGTCATACTCCCTTATAATGCTGAACACGGATTTGCACAATGTACAAGTTAAGAAAAAGATGACTGAAGACGACTTTATTCGCAATAATCGGCGCATAAATGGTGGCGAGGATCTCCCGGGTGAATATCTGTTGGAATTGTACCATTCTATCTGCAAAAGTGAGATACGCACAACACCTGAACAGGGTGCTGGTTTTGCGGAGATGAATCCCAGCAGGTGGATTGATCTAATGCACAAATGCAAGAAGACTGCACCATATATTGTACCAGATTCCAGGGCCTATCTTGATCATGATATGTTCTCCATAATGTCTGGTCCAATGATTGCTGCCATATCTGTTGTATTTGATCATGCAGAGCATGAAGAAGTCTACCGAACTTGCATTGATGGCTTCTTAGCCATCGCAAAGATATCAGCTTGCCACCATCTTGAAGATGTTCTTGATGATTTGGTTGTTTCTCTTTGCAAGTTCACTACTCTTTTGAATCCATCTTCAGTTGAAGAACCTGTTTTGGCATTTGGTGATGACATGAAAGCAAGGATGGCTACTGTTACGGTCTTCACCATTGCAAATCGCTATGGTAACTATATTCGCTCAGGATGGAGAAATATCCTGGACTGTATCTTAAGGTTGCACAAGCTTGGTCTTCTTCCTGCTCGTGTTGCCAGTGACGCTGCAGATGAGTCAGAGCTATCTTCCGATCCTGGGAAAGGGAAGCCCTTTATGAACTCATTATCTGCATCTCATTTGCCATCCATGGGTACTCCTAGAAGGTCTTCCGGACTGATGGGCCGGTTCAGCCAACTCTTATCTTTAGAGACAGAGGAACCAAGGTCACACCCCACTGATCAACAACTTGCTGCTCATCAGCGTACGCTTCAGACAATTCAGAAGTGTCACATTGACAGTATCTTTACCGAGAGCAAGTTTCTTCAAGCTGAATCTTTATTGCAGCTTGCTCGAGCACTCATATGGGCTGCTGGTAGACCTCAGAAAGGGGCTGGTACATTAGAGGATGAAGACACTGCAGTTTTCTGCCTTGAATTATTGATTGCAATTACATTAAACAATCGGGATCGGATTGTTCTTCTTTGGCAGGGTGTCTATGAGCATATTGCAAATATTGTACAGTCCACTGTCATGCCCTGTGCCTTGGTGGAGAAGGCTGTCTTTGGACTTCTTCGAATTTGTCAGCGGTTGCTTCCTTTAAAAGAAAACCTAGCTGATGAGCTGCTTAAATCTCTGCAGCTGGTGCTGAAGCTTGATGCTCGAGTCGCTGATGCATACTGTGAGCAAATCACCCAAGAGGTGACTCGCTTGGTCAAAGCAAATTCCACTCACATCAGATCACAAATGGGTTGGCGCACCATTACTTCTCTTCTTTCTGTCACTGCCCGACACCCAGAAGCTTCTGAACCAGGATTTGATGCTCTGGTTTATATGATGTCTGAAGGGGCTCATATGATGCCTTGTAATTTCATTCTATGTGTAGACACTGCTAGACAATTTGCGGAGTCTCGTGTTGGACAATCCGACAGATCAATTCGTGCTTTGGATCTTATGGCTGGTTCTGTGGGTTGTCTGGTGAAGTGGGTTTGTGAGACTAAGGATGCTTTGGAGATGTCTCAGGATATTGGGGAGATGTGGCTGAGACTTGTGCAGGCCCTGAGAAAAGTTTGTTTGGACCAGAGAGAAGAAGTCAGAAACCATGCTGTTTTATCTTTGCAAAAGTGCTTGACTGAAATGGATGAAGTCCATCTTGCACACAGTATCTGGTTGCAGTGTTTTGATATGGTTGTATTCACAATGCTGGATGATTTGCTTGAAATTTCTCAGGGGCATTCTCAGAAGGACTATCGTAATATGGAAGGAACACTTACCTTTGCAGTGAAGCTCCTATCGAAGTTATTTTTGCAATTACTCACCCAACTCTCTCAGTTGACAACGTTTTGCAAACTATGGCTTGGTGTTCTTAGTCGGATGGAAAAGTACATGAAGGTCAAAATAAGAGGAAAGAGGAGTGAGAAGCTCCAGAATATAGTGTTAGAACTCCTGAAGAACACACTAGTAGAGATGAAGAACAGGGGAATCCTTGCTCAGAGGAGTGCTTTAGGTGGTGATAGCTTATGGGAATTGACATGGTTACATGTAAACAATATCACTCCATCATTGCAGTCTGAAGTATTTCCATGTGCAGGAGCTGATGGAAGTAGTCCTGTTGAACCTGTCATCACAGAAAGTTGA